Below is a window of Yimella sp. cx-51 DNA.
CACCGGCGACTACCTCGCCGGCCGACGTTCCATCCAGACCCCGGCGATCCGGCGCCCGAACGACGGCCGCGAGGTGGTGGTGCGCGGCGCCCGCGAGCACAACCTCAAGAGCGTCGATGTCGCGATCCCACTGGGCAATCTCGTTGCGGTCACTGGTGTTTCGGGTTCCGGCAAGTCGACCCTCGTCAACGACATCCTCTACAACGTGCTGGCCAACCAGCTCAACGGCGCCCGCCACGTGCCCGGCCGTCACCGTACCGTGGAGGGCCTCGACCACCTCGACAAGGTGGTGCACGTCGACCAGGGCCCGATCGGCCGCACCCCGCGTAGTAACGCAGCCACCTACACCGGCGTGTTCGATCACATCCGGCGATTGTTCGCCGAGACCACCGAGGCGAAGCTGCGCGGCTACCAGCCCGGTCGCTTCTCCTTCAACGTCAAGGGCGGACGCTGTGAGGCGTGCAGCGGTGACGGCACGCTGAAGATCGAGATGAACTTCCTGCCGGATGTCTATGTGCCCTGCGAGGTCTGCCACGGTGCGCGCTACAACCGGGAGACGCTGGAGGTGCACTTCAAGGGCAAGACCATTGCCGAGGTGCTCGACATGCCGATCGAGGAGGCGAAGGACTTCTTCGCCGCGGTGCCCGCGATCGCGCGGCACATGAATACTCTCGTCGACGTCGGCCTCGGATACGTCCGCCTGGGTCAGCCTGCGCCGACGCTCTCCGGTGGTGAAGCCCAGCGCGTGAAGTTGGCTGCCGAACTGCAGAAGCGTTCGACCGGACGCACGATCTATGTGCTCGACGAGCCGACCACCGGTCTGCATTTCGAGGACATCCGCAAACTGCTCGGTGTCCTGCAGGGTTTGGTCGACAAGGGCAACACGGTCGTGGTCATCGAGCACAACCTCGACGTCATCAAGTCGGCCGACTGGGTGGTCGACATGGGGCCCGAGGGTGGTTTCCGCGGTGGCTCCGTCGTTGCCCAGGGCACGCCCGAAGATGTGGCGCAGGTGGAGGCGAGCCACACCGGACGCTTCCTCAAGCCACTGCTCGACACCGACGGTGCCCGTCCTTCGCAGCAGCGTTCGTCCACTTCACGCAATGGCGCCACGGCCAAGAAGGCTGCTTCGGCGGCCAAGGCGAAGACACCTGCGCGCAAGGCATCTGGCGCTGCGAAGAAGTCGACCCGGAAGGTCACAGCCAAGTCCTAACCCGCTTACGGCATTCATCCGGCTCTGGTGAGCAAGGATGGACGCAGACCGACTCAAGGAGTGTTGATGACCGAATCGAACCTTCCCACCGATGGCACGAACCGTCGATCAGTCCTGCGCGGCATGAGCGTCGTCGCGGCAGCCGGCGGTCTGGCGGCTTGCAGCAAGGAGGAGCAGGAGGCAGCCAAGTCGTCCGCGTCGAGCCTGGCCTCCGACGCCAGCACCAACGTCTCCTCGGCCGCGCAGTCGGCGTCCACAGCCGCCTCCGAGGCCGTGTCCGGCGGCGTGAGCGTCCCGAAGTCGAAAGTGCCGGTCGGCAGCGGTTTTGTCGACAAGGACAACAAGTTCGTCGTGTCGCAGCCGACGGCCGGCAACTTCAAGGCGTTCAGCAACATCTGCACCCACGAGAAGTGCGCCATGACACGTGTCGACGGCGACGCCATCGTCTGCGGGTGCCACGGAAGCGCGTTCTCGTTGGCCGACGGATCGGTGATCAACGGCCCGGCGGATAAGGCGTTGGACGAGAAGAAGGTCGGCGCCGACGGCGACAACCTCAAGATCTCCTGAGCTCGAACGCTCACCGGCACCGGCAGCCCGCACAGGGTTGTCGGTGCCGCTTCATAAGGTGGAGCAGTGCCTGACCCCTCGACCTACCGACCCAAGCCCGGCGACATCCCCGTCGACCCGGGCGTCTACCGCTTCCGCGATCCCGACGGCCGGGTGGTCTACGTCGGCAAGGCGAAGTCGTTACGCAGCCGGCTCTCGTCCTATTTCCAGGACATCACCGCACTTCACCCGCGCACCCGCACGATGGTCACCACCGCGGCATCGGTGGAGTGGACGGTCGTGCGCAACGAGGTGGAAGCACTGCAGCTGGAGTACTCCTGGATCAAGGAGTTCGACCCTCGTTTCAACGTCAAGTACCGCGACGACAAGTCGTATCCCTACCTCGCGGTCACGATGGGCGAGGAGTTCCCGCGGGCGCAGGTGATGCGCGGGGCCAAACGCAAGGGCACCCGCTACTTCGGTCCGTACGCGCATGCCTGGGCCATTCGCGAGACGCTCGACCAGTTGTTGCGGGTTTTCCCGATCCGCACGTGCAGCGCTGGTGTCTTCAAGCGTGCGGGCCAGGTCGGTCGACCCTGCTTGCTGGGCTACATCGAGAAGTGTTCAGCGCCGTGTGTCGGCAATGTGAGCGCCGACGAACACCGAGAGATCGTCGAAGACTTCTGTGACTTCATGGATGGCAACACTGGCCGCTTCGTCAAGCGTCTCGAGCAGGCGATGAAGCAAGCCAGCGCCGAACTCGACTTCGAGACCGCCGCCCGACGCCGCGACGACATCGGCGCCCTTCGTAAATCGCTCGAGCACAGCGCCGTGGTGCTCGGTGATTCCACCGATACCGACGTCTTCGGTGTCGCTGACGACGATCTCGAGGCGGCCGTCCAGGTCTTCCACGTGCGCGGCGGCCGGGTGCGAGGTCAGCGCGGTTGGGTGGTCGACAAGGAAGCAGAAGGCGATGTCGGTCTCGCCGATGTCATCCAGCGGCTGCTGCAACAGGTGTACGGCGAGGAGGTCGGCCAGTCCGTACCCCGGGAGGTGCTCGTGCCGATCCTGCCCACCGATGTGGAGGCGATGGGGGAGTGGCTGAGTGGACGACGCGGCTCCCAGGTGTCGTTGCGGGTGCCGCAGCGGGGCGACAAGAAGACGCTCGCCGAGACGGTCACCCGCAACGCCAAGCAGTCGCTGGCCCGCCACAAGGTGGCGCGCGCCGGTGACCTCTCGGCCCGCAGCCAGGCCTTGCAGGACATCCAGGAATACCTCGACCTTCCCCAGGCGCCGTTGCGCATCGAGTGCTACGACATCAGCCACGTGCAGGGCACGAATGTCGTGGCCGGCATGGTCGTCTTCGAGGACGGCCTGCCCCGCAAGGGCGAGTACCGCAAGTTCCTCATCCGCGGCACCGAAATGCCCGACGGCGAAGTACGCGTCGACGACACCGCCGCGATGGACGAGGTGCTCACCCGCCGCTTCAAGCGGTATCTGGCTGACCGCGAGAACGCCGGCGACGTCGAACTCGACGACTCCGAGCTCGACGACACCCCGGCGGTGTCGGGCCCGATCGACGAGACCACCGGCAAGCCGCGACGCTTCGCCTATCCGCCGCAACTCGTCGTCGTCGACGGCGGCAAGCCGCAGGTCAGTGCAGCGACCCGGGCCTTGGCCGCACTCGGCATCGACGACATCCCGGTGGTCGGGTTGGCCAAGCGTCTCGAAGAGGTGTGGATAGAGGGTGACGACCACCCGGTGATCCTGCCGCGCACGAGTGAGGGCCTCTACCTCCTGCAGCGGGTGCGTGACGAGGCGCACCGTTTCGCGATCAGTTTCCACCGGCAACGTCGCAGCAAGGCGATGACCACCTCCGTGCTCGACGACATCCCAAAGTTGGGGGAGGTACGTCGTAAGGCCCTGTTGAAGAAATTCGGTTCGGTGAAGAAGTTGCGGCAGGCCGAGGTGGCCGAGTTGGAGGCGGTCGACGGCATCGGTCCGGCCCTCGCCCGAGCGATCTTCGACCATCTACGCAAGGATGAGAGCGCACCGGCGATCAACGTGACGACGGGCGAGGTGCTGGAGTAGGAGCGTATGAACAGCCAAGCGATGACTGATGCCGAACGCGACAGGCACGAGGTGCTCGTCCTGACCGGTATGAGTGGGGCAGGACGCACGAGTGCGGCCAATGTTCTGGAGGACAGCGGCTGGTACGTCATCGACAACCTGCCGCCGCAGATGTTGTCGCCGATGGCGGAGCTGCTCACCGCCAATTCCGATCGCACCCCCTCCAAGCTCGCCGCCGTCGTCGACGTCCGGTCGCGTGCCTTCTTCACCGACTTCCGCGACGGCCTCGATCGCCTGCGCGACGAGGGTTGGCGCC
It encodes the following:
- a CDS encoding Rieske (2Fe-2S) protein, which codes for MTESNLPTDGTNRRSVLRGMSVVAAAGGLAACSKEEQEAAKSSASSLASDASTNVSSAAQSASTAASEAVSGGVSVPKSKVPVGSGFVDKDNKFVVSQPTAGNFKAFSNICTHEKCAMTRVDGDAIVCGCHGSAFSLADGSVINGPADKALDEKKVGADGDNLKIS
- the uvrC gene encoding excinuclease ABC subunit UvrC; translation: MPDPSTYRPKPGDIPVDPGVYRFRDPDGRVVYVGKAKSLRSRLSSYFQDITALHPRTRTMVTTAASVEWTVVRNEVEALQLEYSWIKEFDPRFNVKYRDDKSYPYLAVTMGEEFPRAQVMRGAKRKGTRYFGPYAHAWAIRETLDQLLRVFPIRTCSAGVFKRAGQVGRPCLLGYIEKCSAPCVGNVSADEHREIVEDFCDFMDGNTGRFVKRLEQAMKQASAELDFETAARRRDDIGALRKSLEHSAVVLGDSTDTDVFGVADDDLEAAVQVFHVRGGRVRGQRGWVVDKEAEGDVGLADVIQRLLQQVYGEEVGQSVPREVLVPILPTDVEAMGEWLSGRRGSQVSLRVPQRGDKKTLAETVTRNAKQSLARHKVARAGDLSARSQALQDIQEYLDLPQAPLRIECYDISHVQGTNVVAGMVVFEDGLPRKGEYRKFLIRGTEMPDGEVRVDDTAAMDEVLTRRFKRYLADRENAGDVELDDSELDDTPAVSGPIDETTGKPRRFAYPPQLVVVDGGKPQVSAATRALAALGIDDIPVVGLAKRLEEVWIEGDDHPVILPRTSEGLYLLQRVRDEAHRFAISFHRQRRSKAMTTSVLDDIPKLGEVRRKALLKKFGSVKKLRQAEVAELEAVDGIGPALARAIFDHLRKDESAPAINVTTGEVLE